In Chrysemys picta bellii isolate R12L10 chromosome 4, ASM1138683v2, whole genome shotgun sequence, the sequence TGTCGACTATCGGAGAGTCAATGCGATGACTCCCCAGTGGGCGCCAATAGTCGCGAACATGACCCAGGTGTTACAAGACATAACAAGGGAAGCTAGAAGATTTTCTGTACTGGACTTGTCTAACTGCTTCTTTGCTATCCCGCTCGAGGAAGGATCGCAGGATCGATTCGCATTCCACGTGGAGGGGGTACAGTATTGCTTGACCCGTGTACGCCGGGGATTTCATAGTGCCCCCGCTATTGCGCATAAGGTAGTGACTCAAATGTTAGAGCATCTCCCTCCAGGGGATAAGGGGTGGGTGGTCTCATATGTGGACGACATCCTGATAATGGGAATAGACGACGCGGATACCCGAGGGAGGACTGAACGAGTACTGGAGGTGATTCAACAGGATGGCATGAAGGCGTCCCTGGAAAAGGCAGAATTAATACAACCACAGGTGGAGTACCTGGGGTTACCCTATCAGAAAGAGGAAGGTCTATTAGTGAACAACTATTGTCAGCATTGCAGAATTTACCAGCCCCCCAAGATTTGAGAGGCCTACAGGCCATATTAGGGGCTTTTAATTTTGTAAGAGCCCACATATGGGACTATGCACGTATCACCAAACCCCTCTATAGCCTGTTGAGGAAGGAGGCCCAGTTCCAACGAGGCCCGGAACAGGAAGCTGCTTTCGGCGAGCTAAAGCAATCTTTGTTGCGAGCAGTGACACTGCAACCCGTACAGGTTGGCGAGTCCATATATGTGAGGGGCACCACCAGTCCTGAGGCCTTGGCTGTGGTGTTGTTACAAGCGGACCCCTTGCAGAAAAGTCCCGATAGCAAAAGTTTGGCCCATGTGAAAGGGAATGTCTGGCAGTAATATCGGCACTGGAAGTAGGGGCGGTGGTAGTGGGAGATAATCACGTTATTATTCAGAGCACCCACACCcccttaaaatatatattgtcaGGAAAACCCACCCAAGCAGGAGTAAGTAACCCAAGGATGGCTCAGTGGaccctgtttaccccctccccagccctgctgcacttgcagtttacccccggcccctcccttgctccagggaccaacctTAGCTCCCGCCCCGCTGTGCTTCTGCCCCCGGTTCCTGCCTTGCTCCAGTCATCAGGGACTAATcttccccccatgccccactgtgctcatcttgcccctggcccctgcctcactccagctggggaccaatccttctcccccaccatgccccGCTGTCAGGGGGGATAACAatcaatcattttttaaaaaagaataaaatagatagttttaattaagatacattatatctcatcatggaatagggattataaattgtAATTCTATAGTAGGAGACAATATATTCAcgtcatgtttaagaaaagttttgtaaatgagttcgtatagttcatggattagggatccaatcttatggggttccacaggcttacCCAATGGGAcgcagtgctcagtctagaagataccagcagagatgcttagttttgcaggtctcaaaatgtgcatttgtgtctccagaggtaacatgcttgttaacagcaaaaatgtttttaaataaataaataatatatagaggtgagaaataacagacctcaacgcTATTGTCCCTCTACAAatgtgtgtacacagagtcaatcccttacctctctttaaaagtgcaaagtttcaaaaagttcaatgaatagaagattgttgggggtggaatagatctggacaaggagaagaagtctggagattaatgtgagaagcgagggacatatgcttttttgttaaaatattatatgtttgctgctgaagaaaaaattccagaatacttaacgttgttgttttagttaaataaaacaatttaaatgtctgtctggtgatgttctcctcctaatacagcctggcaagaaaatcctccaaatattaatgattatcctgttgaactggagatactGCAccccccaatgacttcataaatatctgcttcaattatctttggtacatgaaataaccaaacaatcattcattttctgatatcgctgtaaaactcatctgaaaagttttcaaaataaatcactgtttaaaaatgtatcgtGTGTACCTTCTAGAAATGAAACCTCCTTCTATCtcggagttgtgaagaatatgtattacggttataacaaccaacaagaacataaaagtctagaaaaccatgattaaattgagtcttcctgacacGTGATTTAAATCGCGATTTAAAACAGATCCACCCTGcccgctgtgctcttgcccctggccccttcattccccagcggggcccacaaatatgtttggcgccaggcccacaaaaagttaatccggccttGCCTTGGACAGTTGGAGAACTGTTTGTGGGTGAGCTTGATTTCTTTAAAGTTTGGGCCAAGCTGCCTTCTTGTCCATCTCTCCGTTCCCTTGGACCAGCGGGATCTCGAGAGGTATCTTCCCCAGCTTCCACGTAGACGACCTAGAATTGATTTGAAACTTCTAGCAGTGAGCAATTCTTCCCGGTCCTCTTCTCTTTGGCAGCCACCGTCTGCCCATTCTCATCTATCTCCAACTGTGTAGAAAGCCTCCGGGACCTCTTGCCTGTGGGGGTTATGAGCTGCCAGGCCTCCTATctgactttctctctctcccattccttggtggccAGCTCCTTTCTTCCTTAAACCTGGGCTACTGGTGTTTCCCAGACAGGGTGGTCTAGGAACTCCTCAGTTTCTCTGACTCTTAGGGTCTCAGCTTGTCCCTCCTATCCAAGATTCTTGTCCTCCGCCACCTATGTGGACTCCATGCACACGTAAGCAGGGGATTTGTCCCACCATAGTAGGAGGCTTTCTCTATGGACACATTATCCCAGCTGAACTGAGCGACAAAAGGATCCAAACCGTGCCCCGATTCACTTCACCCCGGTCCCTGCCCCACCCTTGACTTTCCCTCTGGGCTCCATGTGACCAGGACTTGCATTGCACAGGGAGGACAGAACTCAGGGGTTCCTGGGAGTTTATCTCAATCTCTCCATGGTCAACTctggccagggaagggggtgcCCCCTACTCCAGGGTGCTCCGAACTCCCGTATCACCCTTTTAATCCATAATCGCCGCAGTTCATGCAAATGTAGCTACAAAGTATTTACACCAAACCAGTTTCTTTGCAGCTTGAAGGGTGAGTCCTGTGAGGAAGTGGTTTGGGTGAGGTTCAGTGCAGCAATCTCTAAAGTGCAATGAACTTTAGAGTTACAACAAATGTATGAGTCTGGTGTCTTCTTCTGGGACCTGGAGGTGCAGCTGCTGGGGGGGAACTGCCAGTCTAAGGAGGCGGTGAAGCTGTGTGGCTCAACCTGGAGGAAAATTGAGACCCCCAAGGGGGTCTGGTACGCTGATGGGTTCCTCCTAGAGATGGTTCGAAAACTGGGGACAAAGCACAGATACTGTGGATCCGTGACACCGCTGTATTGCcggtgcctcccccagccccccaactctGGCCTATAGTCCCCTCAACCAGCCACATCCCCCTGAGGGTGCAGAGCCATTGAGAATGAACTGGAGGGGACGatcctgcccccagagggggaaTCAACTGGAGGGTTCGATTCTGCCCCCTGTAGAGGAGGGAGTAGGCGGGAGGGGATGATCACCCCTTGGCGTAGGCCTGGCTTGCCATAAGGAACGTGCCTTAATGGCCGTGCCTGGGAAGGGGACTGGGAGGGTGAGTTGTAACTAGGGGATTGCGAAGCAGCGGGCTGGAGTCAGGGTATCTGTGCTAGCCAAGATAAGCAGCAACACCCTGATACTGAGAATAACGGCAAAGATAAACTAGGTCTGTAGCAATCAGCGTCCATAGGAACGGCGTGGGCCGCGCATACTGTGCAAGGACTGCAACGTAACCCAGCCAGTCCCTAGGGGGTGATGCAATGCCCAGCACATGCAGTGTGAGGTGTAACGGGGTACAAAGGAAGAGGTTTGCTGCGTAACCTGGGATGTCTCTGCCACTTAAGAAAAGTTCATGCTCTGTTCCTAAGTGACCGGGGGTGAAACCTCCCAGGAACTCtggcccctgccctaagtgaccatgacaaggGTGGGGGTCGAGCCCcgcaggaatcctgggcccagccttgtcggggttacaaGAACTCTGGCGCATGGGAGCGTGGAAGAGGTGCCCTTGAGGGCAGGCAGGCCTCTACCAGGGATCCATCAACCTCCCTGGAAGCCTGGTCCCGAGCGGAgctaccctgagagttagaaaagtttttcctaattccCAGCCCCTTGCTGCAAGCCAAGCTGCTTCCTTCTGGTCCCCCCTTCGCTGGACACAGAGCACAACCGCTCCCCAGAGTGACCCGTGTTCTCCCGTCCCAGCTCAGCCTTCTCTTCCCCAGGCTGAACATAGCCAGAGCCTGCAGCCATCCCTCGCTGGCACCTGAACGGGTTTGTCCTGGGACATGGGAGAAGGGAGTGTGCAGAAAAGAGATTTATGTCTACACTGAGCCCTGCTAggccctccccccaacccactagatcccagagccagggagagaacccaggagtcctggccccccgTCCCTCCTGTTCTAAcccctagacctcactcccctcccagagcctggatagaacccaggagtcctggctcccagcccccctgttttaaccactaaaccccactcccctcccagagctggggagagaacccaggagtcctggctcccgccgttcccgctctaaccactagaccccactcccctcccagagctcaggagagaacccaggggtcctggctcccaggcattcccgctctagccactagaccccactcccctcccagagctagggagagaacccaggagtcctggctcccctcccagccccatctACCAGTGGCTATTAATATCCTCCCCTCCAGCTACACCCCTCCCACGCCCTGGTAGCCAATCTCGTTTGGTGTCAGAGCCCCACTGCCGGGCAGGAGGAAATAGAAACGACCTTATGTTTTACTTTCATTTCTCCAGCAGAAAATTGTACTTGGACACTGACAGAGCGAGCTGTGGGACAGGTaatggatgggggggagggaactaCCATTCCTGGGGGCAGAATTGTCCCTTCCAGTCTATCCCCTTTCCAGCGGGGACAGTCgtaccctgccccctcccctctcttctgCCCACCCAGACAACCCACCTGAGGTTTGAATTGCTGGTTTCAAACCAGGGACACCAGTAGCCTCTGGGAGGCACCTAAGGGACTTCCCAGCCACTCCCCAGACTGTGGCTtggtcccggccccagcccaaccAGCGCAGCCCCGCTCCACATCTTGAGCTCTGAGTTCCCCAGTGCTGGGGACACGCCCCATCCCCACTAGCACCCCAAGAAATGAGCAAACCCTCTTTGGCCAGCGCCTCATGCCAcagccccactgcacccagagCCCAGGGGTTCCAGctctcagctcccctccctccctgttctaaccccctcccctcccagagctggggagagaatccagggGTCCGGGCTCCCTAGTATTACAGCTTTCCAGACCTAAAcagtttccccctctgccagCTCTCCTGTTTGAGCACAGGGGGTGTGAGGGGGTTAATCCATTCATGTCCTGTTGTCTCAGTTCTCCAACAGAGTTTGGCTTTAGCCCCAGCCCAGGAGGAGGGGAGTTCGGGCAACTGGAGCCCAGACTGTCACCTGCTGTGTTATgggaaatgcaaataataaaggGTAAGTGCTCCAGTCTCACCCAATTCAGGTGTAACCTactccagagctggggctagagtccacaaatcctggctcccagcccctcgtGCTCTACCTcctagactcccctcccctcccgtcctagagctgggatagaacccaggagtcctggctcacaggCCCCCTGCTGTGTGTCTCCCAGGCcaatcccactcccctcctcaaAGCCAACTCCAGAGGGGATGGTGAAGCGACTCCAGGAGGACGTCACCTGCTCCATCTGCCTGGACATCTTGGACAACCCCGTCTCCATCGAGTGCGGCCACAACTTCTGCCGGGGCTGCCTCTCGGCTCACTGGAGCGGGGTCTCAGCCTGGGGATCCCAGTGCCCCGAGTGCcgagctccctgctccagggacaggATGATCCCAGACACACGCGTCAAAAGCCTGGTGGAGAAAATCAGAGACCTGCCACGCGAAGAGACGCTGACAGCAACAGGGACTGTGAGCCCTGAGGTGGGTGCAGCCATGGCTGGTccagagatgcagccacctctggggtggggcagccagggaacagctgcacggccactccctgcagcacagtgtctCCTAACTCCACGCTGGGGCCCTGGGGTCAGAGGGAAGGCCGGCTAACAGGATTACTGTGTCCCTTTAGCAACTGGTCAGGTCCCTGGGCTGATAAGGGGGGAGCTGGACCCCAGGGCTAAGACCTCCTGATAAGAAATTAACCCCCAAGCAAACAGCCTGTGACTCCATACAGGGGACCCCAGTAGGGGGGCTAGCTGGCTGGaaggttgggtgtgggggggagaggatgggacatggggcctttcccctctagggggcactggcttGGATCTGGCCCAGGGCGGGACTGGTTGGTtcaggggatgggaatggggTACTGGGCTCTGATCCAGGGCACAGGGGACTCACCAGCTCACGGGTGGGGTCtgagctctgaccctgctctgtccctgcagcaggggctgggggctcagctgGGATCAGGGCGCCCGGTGCAGCTGGTGCGTCTGGATGACAAAGGGGGCCTGACCCTGGACGAGGAGGCCCTGAGCcgctgcctggagcagggtggggtggggaacgccCCCGTCTGCCTGGTGTCCATCATCGGGGAGCAGCGCCGGGGCAAATCCTTCCTGCTGAACTACCTGCTGCGCCGGCTCCGGAGCCCGGTGAGTGTGAATGGGAGTgcagtgtgtgtgagtgagtgcagccctgatcccctcccagagccggggagagaacccaggagtccgggctctcagctccccctgctctaacccactagaccccactcccttcccagagctcggatagaacccaggaatcctggctcccggcccccgctgccctaacccaccagcccccactcccctcccacagggcAGTGCATGGGGATGGGAGCCCTAGGGTGGCCGGTACCTCACTCCTCCCCATCTCATGCTGTCCGACCAGTGGTATgaactgctgccccctgctggtggggcTCAGACCAGCACAGATCTGTTTCCTTTGTCCCCTGGCCACATCCGGTCAGCTGtgtcaggggagtggggagctgtgtGTCCGTCTAGACCCTCGTCTGTGTGTCCGTCTAGACCCtcgtctgtgtgtctgtgtcaaGAGTGTTTGTTTAGACCTCACCGAGcttgtctgtgtgtctgtcttaGCCTGAGTCTGCCAGTCCCACCCTGGGCCAGATGTTTCCAACGCGCCGGTCCCCACACTACCTGCCTGCTAATAAAATACCCaccgtccccctgcccccctgcattaattgtccctccccctgtgtctccctccccccaggaagtGAAGGACGGATCCTGGATGGGCCGGGAGGAGGAGCCCCTGGAGGGGTTCGAGTGGCGAGTTGGCACCCGCAGCGTCACCAAGGGGGTGTGGGCATGGAGTCAGCCCTTCTGGGTCCCCACTGAGTGGGGGAAGGTGAGTGGGAAGGGCGGGAAAATGGGGTGGGGAGATGAGTGACCCCAGCAGATCTCTACTTGGGGGAGCAGAGCCGACAgaggcctgggaggggaggcagggaaccCAGTGCTGGGGCATCCGGGGGACAGAACGGGGAACTCGCTTGTGACCCCGGCCTGTGGCTCCCCCCCAGGTGGCCGTGCTGCTAGTCGACACCGAGGGCTCCATGGACATTGTCAGAGACACAGAGACCAGCGTCAAACTCTCCGCCCTCTCCATGCTGCTTGGCTCCTACCAGgttggcactagggggcgctgtgctgtggggggagggttgtgcTGGTTTCTGTATCTAACCCTGTCCTCTCTGATTACTTGCAGATCCTGAATGTTTCCAGCCAGATAAAGGACACTGATCTAGCATatctggaggtgaagcagggagAGGGCAGGATGTGGCGCCGTTCTCAGGCAGCCTCTCAGGGTTCCTTCTCCACTCTGGGGTACAgctgtggggacccgcatgaaagacccccctaagcttatttctactagcttaggttaaaaacttccccaaggcacaaatccttccttgtcttTGGAtgggtattgctgccaccaccaagtgagttagacaaagattaaggaaaaggaccacttggggttcctgtttccccagaatatccccccaagccccttcatccCCCTTCCTGGAGAGGCTTGAGAATCATATACCAACCGAATAggttaacaaggtgagcacagaccagacccttgggtttttaggacacttgaaaaaacagaactttgttataaagaaaaaagtaaaagaagcacctctgtaaaatcaggacagaaagtaattttacagggtaataagattcaaaacacagaggatttcccctctaggcaaaactttaaagttacaaaaaaccagaaataaacctccctcttagcataggggcaattcacaagctaaaacaaaagataatctaacgcatttccttcctattacttacaatttgtaatcttagatgcttagttTAGATCTggctttaggagatgtatttttcctgtcctgattcctcgctgacccggagagaacacacagagagagacaaaacaaaaaccttcccccacagatttgaaagtatcttctccccttattggtccttttggtcaggtgccaaccaggttatttgagcttcttaaccctttagaggtaaaggagggattttatgctacccttagctgtatgttcatgacacAGCCCCAATGGGGTAGCCCGCCCAttctacagctggggaaactgaggcccagagagaatcAGTGACTTGCTGAGGTCAATGGGGAGACTGTGGAACAGCCAgtgatagaatccaggagtcctggctcccagccccgctcctgctctaacccactagaccccactcccctcccagagctggggagagaacccaggagggcCCAGCTTCTGTgctggtgcaggggctggagcTCGCCCCTGCCTGAGCTCCAGGCTTACTGAGAACATGGGTGTTGCCAGGACTCTGGGAACGTCTCAGTATTTGGTATCTTGGTCTATTCTGTTCCTACCGTTGGTGGGCATGGGGGGCaaacagagcccctggcatggggcaggggagcggggaaccttgacctgcagttctgctctttGGCCACTAGGTGTCTCTGCACCACAGGGGGAAAGCCGTGGGACTGGGGCAACAGACCGAGACCAAGCTGGAGTTGCagcttgtgtgtctgtgtgtgtgtgtgggggctgtTTGTTGGTAGGATTtccactcccacccacccccagggcaCACGCTGCCTCCCCGCCCcagagatcccagccccagactcacccccctgctctctctgctctgcagatGTTTCTGCACGTGGCCGAAGAGGTGGGAAAGGAATACGGGCTGGAGTCCATTCAGGTGAGatgacattccccccccccccctgccccatgcaaccccctcaccccactgcaTGGGATGTTcctgccccagccaccccctgccccacacccgaGGGGTTCAGCCTTCCCCTCCTGACATCATCCCGTCTCCCCTGCAGCACCTAGACCTGCTGGTGCGGGATTGGAGCAACTCCACGGTCCTTGGAAGTGACGGTGGGAAGGAGCATCTGAGAGACGTCCGAGAGGTGACTGTGGAGAATGGGacgtggggcctttcccctctggggggtgttggctctgatccggccccagggcaaggGCCTGGCTGGCTCTAAGGAGCCTGGAAAGGGTCCAGGGGTATTTCCCTCTGTTGATGTCTATCTTTGCTGATTTCCCCTGGCTCTGACAGATGCTGGCAGCGAGATCCCCTTGCAAACACCCCAAGGCCCTGGAAGCgctgagcagaagcagcagccgcTGTTACCTGATGCCCTTCCCTGGCAGGCAGATCATGACTGGGAGGCAGGGAAGCCTGAGAGGTAACGGATGCGGGACAGCGGCTCTGAGCCTGCGCGATGGGGCATCTCCGTCTCTGCCAGGAACGGGCCATGGGGGGATGCTCCGGCTCCGGGTTCATTGCCATGTCCCTCCCCTTCGCAGACATGGATGAGGATTTCCGGGACAGCCTGAGGGACTATGTCACCACCCTGGTGGGCTCAGCTGGTCAACACGCGTGGAGAGACCGGCATGGGGCGCTGCTGACCGGGACACAGCTTGCTGCTCGGATAAAGGTGGGGACTGGCCAGCTGGGGATGGggtctcagtagggggcgctttACCCTGgctgtcagtgctggccccatgcCCCCATGTGGCACTAAGGGGGCtgcgctgcagggagcggtgtgggggtTCTGTAGGgacgctctccccagcagtcaggACTGTACCCAGTACCCctggtggcactagggggcgctgtcctgTGGGGAGTGGGCTTAGCCCTTTTTGCTGAATTTCTGTTAATTAAGAATTAGGGTTGTATTTATATCCTAGCAGAATCCCAGCTTGGATGGTTCTACTGAGCCTTCCTACATCATCCAGGGAAGTTCTTCATTTCCCCGCCAAACTGATTCCCACCGTTGTCTTATGGCcgttccccagctgccctgccccagaggtggctgcatctcagtgccgggcGAACCATCCCCATGTTCACGGTTTTCTAAGCCCAGTGGAGTCTGTATTGTGATTTCTTGTGCTTTCTTTGCA encodes:
- the LOC101951237 gene encoding RING finger protein 112-like, coding for MGNANNKGPIPLPSSKPTPEGMVKRLQEDVTCSICLDILDNPVSIECGHNFCRGCLSAHWSGVSAWGSQCPECRAPCSRDRMIPDTRVKSLVEKIRDLPREETLTATGTVSPEQGLGAQLGSGRPVQLVRLDDKGGLTLDEEALSRCLEQGGVGNAPVCLVSIIGEQRRGKSFLLNYLLRRLRSPEVKDGSWMGREEEPLEGFEWRVGTRSVTKGVWAWSQPFWVPTEWGKVAVLLVDTEGSMDIVRDTETSVKLSALSMLLGSYQILNVSSQIKDTDLAYLEMFLHVAEEVGKEYGLESIQHLDLLVRDWSNSTVLGSDGGKEHLRDVREMLAARSPCKHPKALEALSRSSSRCYLMPFPGRQIMTGRQGSLRDMDEDFRDSLRDYVTTLVGSAGQHAWRDRHGALLTGTQLAARIKKFSDLMKKHHCGFSSPAQMAITFHNQRVLDRASADHALFLKEKDGDSQNMIDCLKVRPSKMVELLAERRGHLLWRCRTDMREPAPETEARLTELEEELTRETKTFLEIYGKRFMKFAILAGVGAGMVVLSPVGGAVGAGIGAGIAAAAVAAEAAVAIGAGTGAVAGFIVGGGVGGGVGGGVGGNIARRDRQRAEAAGGREEGDGTEDLSDDKPLI